Proteins encoded together in one Methanobrevibacter millerae window:
- a CDS encoding isoprenylcysteine carboxylmethyltransferase family protein: protein MSSIRDKIQNSKLLTDGVYSLVRHPIYAVFLHICAVLVFIFHNMYFLILIVIFWIVLSVAMANT, encoded by the coding sequence ATGTCCAGTATTCGGGATAAAATCCAGAACAGCAAGCTGCTAACCGACGGCGTATACTCACTTGTAAGGCATCCCATATATGCCGTTTTCCTACATATTTGCGCAGTTCTGGTATTCATTTTCCATAATATGTACTTTCTGATATTGATTGTCATATTCTGGATTGTTCTATCAGTGGCAATGGCAAATACTTAG